The genomic DNA GGGCAGGAAAAGAAGACAGGAAGTTCGATACGAAGCTGATTCATTTCGGCGGGGAAGTGGATGCTGCAACCGGCGCATCCAGCGTGCCGATCTATCAGGCGTCGACCTTCCATCACCACGACATCTATAATCCGCCTTCTTATGACTACAGCCGTTCGGGGAATCCGACCAGGCAGGCGCTCGAAGACTATATTGCCGTGCTCGAAGGCGGCCACCGCGGACTTGCCTTTTCCAGCGGAATGGCGGCGATCTCGACGGCCTTCATGCTGTTCTCGGCGGGGGATCATATCATCGTCACGGAGGATGTGTACGGGGGTACATATCGCCTGCTGACCGGCATCCTGAATCGGTTCGGAATCGAAGCAACCTTCGTCGATATGACGAAAATCGATGAAGTGAAGGCCGCGCTCAAGCCGAATACGAAGGCCGTTTATCTGGAGACGCCTTCCAACCCGACGCTAAAAATTACCGATATCGCCCAAGTAACGGAGTGGGCGCACGCCCATGACCTGCTGAGCATCCTCGACAATACGTTCATGACGCCTTATTATCAGCGGCCGATCGAACAAGGCGTCGATATCGTACTGCACAGCGCGACTAAGTTTTTGGGCGGCCATAGCGATGTTCTTGCCGGACTTGCCGTGACTAGAACAGAAACGCTGGGCCGCAAGCTGAAATATATGCAGAACGGCCTTGGCACCGTATTGGGCGTGCAGGACTCCTGGCTGTTGATGCGCGGAATGAAGACGCTCGGCGCGCGCATGGCGCACAGCGAGAAGAGTGCAGCGAAGCTCGCCAAGTGGTTAAGCGAGCGCAGCGACATCAAGGCCGTATTCTATCCCGGCCTGGCCAGTCATCCGGGACGCGAGATTCATGAGAAGCAGTCTTCAGGTTACGGCGCGGTTGTTTCCTTTGACGTAGGCTCCGCGGAGCGCGCCAAGCGTGTGCTTAGCAGCGTTAAGCTTCCGCTGGTTGCCGTCAGCCTGGGTGCGGTGGAGAGCATTTTGTCCTATCCGGCAATGATGTCGCACGCATCGATGCCTAAGGAGGTCCGTCACGAGCGCGGGATTACCGACGGCTTGCTTCGTTTCTCCGTAGGTCTCGAGGATATCGGCGATCTTCTCGCCGACTTGGAACAGGCATTGGAGAGGCAATAAATTGCCGCGTGATCCAGCAATAATAGATTCTATTTGTCTATATAGAGGAGCGGCATCCGATCTTGGATCGGGTGCTGTTTTTCTGTCTGGATTATGTTACGATAAAACCGTACTATTTAATTTCTAAATTTTTGATATTTATATCAGGGCAAGTGAAATAGAGCTCAAAGATCATTCTAAGGGAGAAGAGGAGGCAGCCCATGACTGCAATCGACGACATATTAGACAAAGCGCTTCGCGGAGAACGACTTGACCTGGAGGATACGATTGCTTTATTCGAATCTGACGAAGTAGAGAAAATGGGGCACGTAGCTAATATTCTGATGGAACGGATGCATCCCGAACCGGTAGCGACCTTCGTTATCGGACGGAACGTAAACTATACGAACGTGTGTGACGTATACTGCCGGTTCTGCGCCTTTTATCGCAGACCGGGGTCGGAAGAAGGGTATGTGCTTCCGGATGAGGTCATTTTTCAGAAAATCCAGGAAACGATCGATGTAGGCGGTACCGAAATTCTGATGCAGGGCGGTACGAACCCGAACCTGCCGTTCAGTTATTATACAGACCTGTTGAAGGCGATCAAGCAAAGATTTCCTGATATTACGATGCATTCCTTCTCGCCGGCGGAGATTATGAAAATGAAGGAAGTTTCGGACGGGTTGTCCTTGGAAGAGGTGGTTCGGCAAATTCATGAGGCTGGTCTCGACTCCTTGCCTGGCGGGGGAGCAGAAATTCTTGATGATCGGACGCGTCGTAAAATCAGCCGCCTGAAGGGCTCCTGGAGAGACTGGATGGACGTCATGCAAACGGCTCACCGGATCGGCATGAATACGACCGCGACGATGGTCATTGGTTTTGGCGAGTCGATGGAGGAGCGCGCGCTTCATCTGATGCGGGTCCGGGATGCCCAGGACGAGTGCCTGCAGAACGGCTATGACTCCGAGGGCTTCCTGGCTTTCATTCCATGGACGTTCCAGCCGGACAACACGAATTTGAAGCGGGAGAGACAGACTCCACGGGAGTATCTTAAGACTGTGGCGATCAGCCGGATCGTGCTGGACAACATAAAGAACATTCAATCGTCCTGGGTGACCATGGGACCTGAGATCGGCAAGCTGTCGCTTCAATACGGCTGCAACGATTTCGGCAGCACGATGATCGAAGAGAACGTTGTCTCCTCTGCAGGGGCAACCTACAAGGTCAATATCGAGTCAATTCTGTCTATTATCCGCGAGGCCGGCAAAATCCCGGCACAGCGCAACACGAAATATGAGATCCTGCGTGTATTCGATCAAGACAGCCAGGTTGAAAAAGACTTTGTCATGCAGAACTGATTTACTTCGTGATCAAAGGGTTACCTTTTCAGCACGGAAGCTGTTTGCCAAAACAATGGAATAGCTGTTGATGTTTCCATGGACCGTCCCGTATATCTGCTACCTCCTCACCATATACTTTGAAAAGGAAGCGGAAAGGGGCGAGTTCATGGATTTTTTTACAATTAGCACGAATGTCGCATCCGCGGCGTCAGCAAGCCAATTCGCCGAGTATATGCAG from Paenibacillus woosongensis includes the following:
- the mqnC gene encoding cyclic dehypoxanthinyl futalosine synthase gives rise to the protein MTAIDDILDKALRGERLDLEDTIALFESDEVEKMGHVANILMERMHPEPVATFVIGRNVNYTNVCDVYCRFCAFYRRPGSEEGYVLPDEVIFQKIQETIDVGGTEILMQGGTNPNLPFSYYTDLLKAIKQRFPDITMHSFSPAEIMKMKEVSDGLSLEEVVRQIHEAGLDSLPGGGAEILDDRTRRKISRLKGSWRDWMDVMQTAHRIGMNTTATMVIGFGESMEERALHLMRVRDAQDECLQNGYDSEGFLAFIPWTFQPDNTNLKRERQTPREYLKTVAISRIVLDNIKNIQSSWVTMGPEIGKLSLQYGCNDFGSTMIEENVVSSAGATYKVNIESILSIIREAGKIPAQRNTKYEILRVFDQDSQVEKDFVMQN
- a CDS encoding trans-sulfuration enzyme family protein, with amino-acid sequence MSDQGNPIELSGAGKEDRKFDTKLIHFGGEVDAATGASSVPIYQASTFHHHDIYNPPSYDYSRSGNPTRQALEDYIAVLEGGHRGLAFSSGMAAISTAFMLFSAGDHIIVTEDVYGGTYRLLTGILNRFGIEATFVDMTKIDEVKAALKPNTKAVYLETPSNPTLKITDIAQVTEWAHAHDLLSILDNTFMTPYYQRPIEQGVDIVLHSATKFLGGHSDVLAGLAVTRTETLGRKLKYMQNGLGTVLGVQDSWLLMRGMKTLGARMAHSEKSAAKLAKWLSERSDIKAVFYPGLASHPGREIHEKQSSGYGAVVSFDVGSAERAKRVLSSVKLPLVAVSLGAVESILSYPAMMSHASMPKEVRHERGITDGLLRFSVGLEDIGDLLADLEQALERQ